The genome window CGCTCCCTTATTGTAACGGGATGCACTCGTCTGCCGGGATCCACATGTTCACAGAGGTCCCCGAACGAATCCATTGATTGCCTGACGTATTGAGCGCATCCACTTGCAGGTATTGATTTTTCGCTTCGACCTCGTACCGCACTACATTTCCTTTCATCGTCAAATTGCGGACGACACCTTCCACCCGCCATCCCCGCTCCGATCCCGGAGTGAGGCTTGCCCCCATAGGCGTCAGGGTAATCACTTCCGGCCGAATCGCAACAGAAGTTCCGGACAATGAGCCATCCCCTATCAGCTGGTCTAGCTGCGTATGACTCAGCACATTGTAGTTCCCGATAAAGCGCGCGACAAATTCACTCGCAGGGCGGGAATAGATTTCTTCCGGGGAGCCGGTCTGGACGATGTTCCCGTGATCCATGACAAAGATCCGGTCGGAAACGGTCAAAGCCTCTTCCTGGTCGTGCGTGACAAACACGGTCGTAATGGAAAGCTCCTGCTGGATTCTCCTGATTTCCGTCTGCAGGTTTTTGCGAATCTTCGCATCCAAGGCACTCAGAGGCTCATCCAGCAGCAGGATTTTCGGTTCCACCACGAGCGAACGCGCCAACGCCACCCGCTGCTGCTGCCCGCCGGAGAGCTGGTGGGGGAAGGAAGCCTCCC of Brevibacillus choshinensis contains these proteins:
- a CDS encoding ABC transporter ATP-binding protein is translated as MSYVHIDKLTKRYKDATVLNQVSLSIEKGELITLLGPSGCGKSTLLRCIAGLTEAEDGKIIVGETDITTLAPKDRGVGMVFQSYALFPNMNVFDNVSFGLKMHGLRKEQYQSQVERMIRLVDLKGREASFPHQLSGGQQQRVALARSLVVEPKILLLDEPLSALDAKIRKNLQTEIRRIQQELSITTVFVTHDQEEALTVSDRIFVMDHGNIVQTGSPEEIYSRPASEFVARFIGNYNVLSHTQLDQLIGDGSLSGTSVAIRPEVITLTPMGASLTPGSERGWRVEGVVRNLTMKGNVVRYEVEAKNQYLQVDALNTSGNQWIRSGTSVNMWIPADECIPLQ